One Malus sylvestris chromosome 14, drMalSylv7.2, whole genome shotgun sequence DNA segment encodes these proteins:
- the LOC126600536 gene encoding uridine nucleosidase 1-like has protein sequence MESTMMNSNGVAVDGERDCVLANHLKREKLIIDTDPGIDDTMAILMAFQSPELEILGFTTIFGNVTTEDATRNALLLCEIAGHPGLPVAEGSPEPLKGGSPRVADFIHGSDGMGNLHLPPPKAKKIEKNAAEFLVDMVSEYPGEVSILALGPLTNLALAIKRDSSFAKKVKRVVILGGSFFALGNVNPAAEANIYGDPEAADVVFTSGAKITVVGINITTQVKFTDDDLLQLRQSKGKHTQFICDSCKFYRDWHVKSDGVYGIFLHDPVSFVALVRPDLFTYKKGVVRVETQGICVGHTLMDQGLKKWNTSNPWTGYSPVEVAWTVNVDAVLDYIRNQLMKS, from the exons ATGGAGAGCACGATGATGAATTCTAACGGCGTGGCTGTCGATGGCGAAAGAGACTGCGTTCTGGCTAATCATCTGAAGCGCGAGAAGCTCATTATCGATACCGACCCTGGAATTG ATGATACCATGGCCATCTTAATGGCATTTCAATCACCGGAGTTAGAAATCTTAGGCTTCACAACAATATTTGGTAATGTCACCACAGAAGATGCCACTCGCAATGCCTTGCTTCTG TGTGAGATCGCAGGGCATCCAGGTTTGCCTGTGGCAGAGGGAAGTCCTGAGCCTCTAAAG GGTGGAAGCCCACGTGTGGCAGACTTTATACATGGTTCTGATGGGATGGGGAACTTGCATCTACCTCCTCCAAAAGCAAAGAAAATTGAGAAGAATGCTGCTGAGTTTTTAGTTGATATGGTCTCTGAGTATCCTGGTGAAGTATCTATACTGGCCCTGGGTCCCTTGACAAACTTAGCATTG GCAATCAAAAGGGATTCTTCATTTGCAAAAAAGGTGAAAAGGGTGGTCATACTTGGTGGTTCCTTCTTTGCTCTGGGAAATGTAAATCCTGCTGCTGAAGCAAAT ATTTATGGAGATCCAGAAGCAGCAGATGTTGTGTTTACGTCTGGGGCGAAGATTACTGTTGTTGGAATAAATATTACGACCCAAGTGAAATTTACAG ATGACGACCTCCTTCAACTGCGGCAATCTAAAGGAAAGCATACTCAATTCATATGCGACTCATGCAAATTCTACAGAGACTGGCATGTGAAATCTGATGGTGTTTATG GGATTTTCCTTCATGACCCTGTCAGTTTTGTAGCACTAGTCCGTCCTGATCTCTTCACGTACAAGAAGGGCGTTGTGAGGGTTGAGACTCAGGGTATCTGCGTCGGGCATACACTGATGGATCAAGGACTGAAAAA GTGGAATACAAGCAATCCATGGACAGGTTATTCCCCTGTTGAAGTTGCTTGGACGGTGAATGTGGATGCAGTCCTTGATTATATACGAAATCAGTTGATGAAATCTTGA
- the LOC126600787 gene encoding transcription initiation factor TFIID subunit 12-like isoform X1: MDQQNSTTTPTPSASQPSIEPPPTAQSQPPPQPQPPPSSSLTTTPTSTPSPPSPNPNPKPSTPLPPQPLHQPQPPPQSLPPPSQPRPPSTLTRPPWQQQSHFHQYPSPSSSASSGPPPPPSPSQPPPPRGGIAIGVSAHHTGPSTPQPTPYSSSYGHHFGGMGRGGVSVPEPVSNSSPSQVRPSMQGMQGIGMMGSLGSSSQMRPTGIPAHHPQRPVQSSLRPPSTASNQSPSSQNFQGHSLLRVSSVGSASSSPNASQGLQPHTQPWLSSGPQGKPPIPSPSYRQQMNSPSMQQRSHLPQQQQQSHPHPTASQQQHHPMPSAPQQQHHPLPSASQQQHHSLPSASPQQPLPSASQQQHTSSVQQVQQSRVPQTTPRQQQITRVQGPVNPKSSTLVAAQPNTVQSGAQNKTLSPEIDESCNRILGKRSIRELVNQIDPSEMLDPEVEEILMDIADEFVDSITTFSCSLAKHRKSTQLEAKDILLHIEKNWNITLPGFGGDEIKGFRKPLTNDIHKERLAVIKKSIVATETANARNPTGQAAGNAKGSLVKTPANIISSLNSKMREVT, from the exons ATGGATCAACAGAACTCCACCACCACTCCAACTCCCTCCGCCTCCCAACCATCCATTGAACCACCCCCAACCGCCCAATCCCAGCCTCCACCTCAGCCTCAGCCACCGCCGTCCTCCTCCTTAACCACCACTCCAACCTCCACCCCAAGCCCCCCTTccccaaaccctaaccctaaaccctcaaccccaTTGCCCCCACAACCACTACATCAACCGCAACCGCCACCCCAGTCCCTTCCACCCCCTTCGCAGCCCAGGCCTCCCTCCACATTGACTCGTCCTCCTTGGCAGCAGCAGTCCCACTTCCACCAGTACCCTTCGCCTTCTTCTTCCGCTTCGTCTGGGCCTCCTCCGCCGCCTTCACCCTCTCAGCCTCCCCCACCGAGGGGTGGCATTGCCATTGGTGTTTCTGCGCATCACACCGGCCCTTCTACTCCTCAACCCACTCCGTATTCGTCTTCCTACGGGCATCATTTTGGTGGGATGGGCCGTGGCGGCGTCTCTGTGCCCGAACCTGTATCCAATTCCAGTCCTTCCCAG GTGAGACCATCAATGCAAGGAATGCAGGGAATAGGGATGATGGGTTCACTCGGTTCTAGTTCTCAAATGCGGCCAACTGGGATTCCGGCACACCATCCACAGAGACCAGTTCAATCCTCTCTTAGACCACCATCTACTGCGAGTAATCAGTCCCCGTCTTCCCAA AATTTCCAAGGGCACAGCCTTTTACGAGTTTCATCAGTTGGATCTGCTAGTTCATCACCAAATGCATCTCAAGGTTTGCAGCCTCATACTCAGCCATGGTTGTCATCTGGGCCACAAGGGAAGCCTCCTATTCCTTCCCCTTCATATAGGCAGCAGATGAACTCGCCATCCATGCAGCAAAGATCACATCTTCCGCAGCAACAGCAACAGTCTCATCCCCATCCTACAGCTTCACAGCAGCAGCACCATCCAATGCCTTCAGCTCCCCAGCAGCAGCACCATCCCCTGCCTTCTGCTTCACAGCAGCAGCACCATTCCCTGCCTTCTGCTTCACCACAACAACCCCTGCCTTCAGCTTCACAGCAACAGCATACATCATCTGTGCAACAAGTTCAGCAATCAAGGGTCCCACAAACCACGCCTCGTCAGCAACAGATCACAAGGGTTCAGGGCCCTGTGAATCCTAAGTCTTCCACTCTTGTAGCTGCACAGCCTAACACAGTCCAATCAGGGGCCCAAAATAAAACTCTTAGTCCAGAAATAGATGAATCTTGTAataggattcttggcaaaagaAGCATCCGTGAGCTAGTCAACCAG ATTGATCCATCTGAGATGTTGGATCCAGAAGTTGAAGAAATTCTCATGGACATTGCAGATGAATTTGTTGATTCT ATTACAACATTTAGTTGCTCACTAGCCAAGCATAGAAAATCAACTCAATTAGAAGCAAAAGACATACTTCTACATATTG AAAAGAATTGGAATATAACTCTGCCTGGGTTCGGTGGTGATGAGATTAAAGGCTTCAGAAAACCA CTTACAAATGATATCCACAAGGAGCGTCTTGCTGTG ATAAAGAAGTCCATAGTAGCAACTGAGACAGCAAATGCTAGGAATCCCACTGGACAAGCTGCTGGAAATGCAAAGGGTAGTCTTGTTAAGACACCTGCCAACATCATAAGCTCCCTAAACTCTAAAATGCGTGAAGTTACATAA
- the LOC126600787 gene encoding transcription initiation factor TFIID subunit 12-like isoform X2, with the protein MDQQNSTTTPTPSASQPSIEPPPTAQSQPPPQPQPPPSSSLTTTPTSTPSPPSPNPNPKPSTPLPPQPLHQPQPPPQSLPPPSQPRPPSTLTRPPWQQQSHFHQYPSPSSSASSGPPPPPSPSQPPPPRGGIAIGVSAHHTGPSTPQPTPYSSSYGHHFGGMGRGGVSVPEPVSNSSPSQNFQGHSLLRVSSVGSASSSPNASQGLQPHTQPWLSSGPQGKPPIPSPSYRQQMNSPSMQQRSHLPQQQQQSHPHPTASQQQHHPMPSAPQQQHHPLPSASQQQHHSLPSASPQQPLPSASQQQHTSSVQQVQQSRVPQTTPRQQQITRVQGPVNPKSSTLVAAQPNTVQSGAQNKTLSPEIDESCNRILGKRSIRELVNQIDPSEMLDPEVEEILMDIADEFVDSITTFSCSLAKHRKSTQLEAKDILLHIEKNWNITLPGFGGDEIKGFRKPLTNDIHKERLAVIKKSIVATETANARNPTGQAAGNAKGSLVKTPANIISSLNSKMREVT; encoded by the exons ATGGATCAACAGAACTCCACCACCACTCCAACTCCCTCCGCCTCCCAACCATCCATTGAACCACCCCCAACCGCCCAATCCCAGCCTCCACCTCAGCCTCAGCCACCGCCGTCCTCCTCCTTAACCACCACTCCAACCTCCACCCCAAGCCCCCCTTccccaaaccctaaccctaaaccctcaaccccaTTGCCCCCACAACCACTACATCAACCGCAACCGCCACCCCAGTCCCTTCCACCCCCTTCGCAGCCCAGGCCTCCCTCCACATTGACTCGTCCTCCTTGGCAGCAGCAGTCCCACTTCCACCAGTACCCTTCGCCTTCTTCTTCCGCTTCGTCTGGGCCTCCTCCGCCGCCTTCACCCTCTCAGCCTCCCCCACCGAGGGGTGGCATTGCCATTGGTGTTTCTGCGCATCACACCGGCCCTTCTACTCCTCAACCCACTCCGTATTCGTCTTCCTACGGGCATCATTTTGGTGGGATGGGCCGTGGCGGCGTCTCTGTGCCCGAACCTGTATCCAATTCCAGTCCTTCCCAG AATTTCCAAGGGCACAGCCTTTTACGAGTTTCATCAGTTGGATCTGCTAGTTCATCACCAAATGCATCTCAAGGTTTGCAGCCTCATACTCAGCCATGGTTGTCATCTGGGCCACAAGGGAAGCCTCCTATTCCTTCCCCTTCATATAGGCAGCAGATGAACTCGCCATCCATGCAGCAAAGATCACATCTTCCGCAGCAACAGCAACAGTCTCATCCCCATCCTACAGCTTCACAGCAGCAGCACCATCCAATGCCTTCAGCTCCCCAGCAGCAGCACCATCCCCTGCCTTCTGCTTCACAGCAGCAGCACCATTCCCTGCCTTCTGCTTCACCACAACAACCCCTGCCTTCAGCTTCACAGCAACAGCATACATCATCTGTGCAACAAGTTCAGCAATCAAGGGTCCCACAAACCACGCCTCGTCAGCAACAGATCACAAGGGTTCAGGGCCCTGTGAATCCTAAGTCTTCCACTCTTGTAGCTGCACAGCCTAACACAGTCCAATCAGGGGCCCAAAATAAAACTCTTAGTCCAGAAATAGATGAATCTTGTAataggattcttggcaaaagaAGCATCCGTGAGCTAGTCAACCAG ATTGATCCATCTGAGATGTTGGATCCAGAAGTTGAAGAAATTCTCATGGACATTGCAGATGAATTTGTTGATTCT ATTACAACATTTAGTTGCTCACTAGCCAAGCATAGAAAATCAACTCAATTAGAAGCAAAAGACATACTTCTACATATTG AAAAGAATTGGAATATAACTCTGCCTGGGTTCGGTGGTGATGAGATTAAAGGCTTCAGAAAACCA CTTACAAATGATATCCACAAGGAGCGTCTTGCTGTG ATAAAGAAGTCCATAGTAGCAACTGAGACAGCAAATGCTAGGAATCCCACTGGACAAGCTGCTGGAAATGCAAAGGGTAGTCTTGTTAAGACACCTGCCAACATCATAAGCTCCCTAAACTCTAAAATGCGTGAAGTTACATAA
- the LOC126600787 gene encoding transcription initiation factor TFIID subunit 12-like isoform X3: MDQQNSTTTPTPSASQPSIEPPPTAQSQPPPQPQPPPSSSLTTTPTSTPSPPSPNPNPKPSTPLPPQPLHQPQPPPQSLPPPSQPRPPSTLTRPPWQQQSHFHQYPSPSSSASSGPPPPPSPSQPPPPRGGIAIGVSAHHTGPSTPQPTPYSSSYGHHFGGMGRGGVSVPEPVSNSSPSQVRPSMQGMQGIGMMGSLGSSSQMRPTGIPAHHPQRPVQSSLRPPSTASNQSPSSQNFQGHSLLRVSSVGSASSSPNASQGLQPHTQPWLSSGPQGKPPIPSPSYRQQMNSPSMQQRSHLPQQQQQSHPHPTASQQQHHPMPSAPQQQHHPLPSASQQQHHSLPSASPQQPLPSASQQQHTSSVQQVQQSRVPQTTPRQQQITRVQGPVNPKSSTLVAAQPNTVQSGAQNKTLSPEIDESCNRILGKRSIRELVNQLLSFLLLDRLIHLRCWIQKLKKFSWTLQMNLLILLQHLVAH; this comes from the exons ATGGATCAACAGAACTCCACCACCACTCCAACTCCCTCCGCCTCCCAACCATCCATTGAACCACCCCCAACCGCCCAATCCCAGCCTCCACCTCAGCCTCAGCCACCGCCGTCCTCCTCCTTAACCACCACTCCAACCTCCACCCCAAGCCCCCCTTccccaaaccctaaccctaaaccctcaaccccaTTGCCCCCACAACCACTACATCAACCGCAACCGCCACCCCAGTCCCTTCCACCCCCTTCGCAGCCCAGGCCTCCCTCCACATTGACTCGTCCTCCTTGGCAGCAGCAGTCCCACTTCCACCAGTACCCTTCGCCTTCTTCTTCCGCTTCGTCTGGGCCTCCTCCGCCGCCTTCACCCTCTCAGCCTCCCCCACCGAGGGGTGGCATTGCCATTGGTGTTTCTGCGCATCACACCGGCCCTTCTACTCCTCAACCCACTCCGTATTCGTCTTCCTACGGGCATCATTTTGGTGGGATGGGCCGTGGCGGCGTCTCTGTGCCCGAACCTGTATCCAATTCCAGTCCTTCCCAG GTGAGACCATCAATGCAAGGAATGCAGGGAATAGGGATGATGGGTTCACTCGGTTCTAGTTCTCAAATGCGGCCAACTGGGATTCCGGCACACCATCCACAGAGACCAGTTCAATCCTCTCTTAGACCACCATCTACTGCGAGTAATCAGTCCCCGTCTTCCCAA AATTTCCAAGGGCACAGCCTTTTACGAGTTTCATCAGTTGGATCTGCTAGTTCATCACCAAATGCATCTCAAGGTTTGCAGCCTCATACTCAGCCATGGTTGTCATCTGGGCCACAAGGGAAGCCTCCTATTCCTTCCCCTTCATATAGGCAGCAGATGAACTCGCCATCCATGCAGCAAAGATCACATCTTCCGCAGCAACAGCAACAGTCTCATCCCCATCCTACAGCTTCACAGCAGCAGCACCATCCAATGCCTTCAGCTCCCCAGCAGCAGCACCATCCCCTGCCTTCTGCTTCACAGCAGCAGCACCATTCCCTGCCTTCTGCTTCACCACAACAACCCCTGCCTTCAGCTTCACAGCAACAGCATACATCATCTGTGCAACAAGTTCAGCAATCAAGGGTCCCACAAACCACGCCTCGTCAGCAACAGATCACAAGGGTTCAGGGCCCTGTGAATCCTAAGTCTTCCACTCTTGTAGCTGCACAGCCTAACACAGTCCAATCAGGGGCCCAAAATAAAACTCTTAGTCCAGAAATAGATGAATCTTGTAataggattcttggcaaaagaAGCATCCGTGAGCTAGTCAACCAG TTACTGAGTTTTCTGCTTTTGGACAGATTGATCCATCTGAGATGTTGGATCCAGAAGTTGAAGAAATTCTCATGGACATTGCAGATGAATTTGTTGATTCT ATTACAACATTTAGTTGCTCACTAG
- the LOC126600721 gene encoding uncharacterized protein LOC126600721, with amino-acid sequence MNSCLSSATNWWRSHGTLRTLYLLLLGQLVSFVLAMMSFTSSLIATLGVDAPLTQTIPTYLGLALVYGSILLYRREKLRVSWYWYVLLGFVDVQGNYLVNKAYQFSSITSVTLLDCFTIAWVLLLTWIFLGTRYSLWQLFGSAICVVGLGLVLLSDAGVGGGGGSKPLLGDILVIAGTIFFAMSNVGEEFCVKKKDRVEVICMIGTYGFLVSVCQMSILELRTLESVAWSADIILAWAGYTLAGILFYTFTPFVLKRSGATLLNLSILTSDMWAVVVRIFFYRQQVDWLYYVAFSVVVIGLIIYSLTEKDPAPVTSLENGNRSLEYHVLEDETAASRNESPTAREA; translated from the exons ATGAACTCGTGCCTTTCATCCGCCACCAACTGGTGGAGAAGCCATGGAACCTTGCGAACTCTGTACCTGCTGCTGCTGGGTCAGCTCGTCTCCTTCGTTCTGGCAATGATGAGCTTCACTTCCTCGCTCATAGCCACTCTCG GTGTGGATGCGCCTCTTACACAGACCATTCCCACTTACTTGGGTTTGGCTTTGGTTTATGGGAGCATTTTGCTGTATAGGCGTGAGAAATTACGG GTTTCTTGGTATTGGTATGTGCTGttgggatttgttgatgttcaGGGGAACTATCTTG TTAACAAAGCATACCAGTTCTCATCAATTACGAGTGTGACGCTGTTGGACTGTTTCACAATAGCTTGGGTCTTACTTTTAACTTGGATCTTCCTAGGCACTCGGTATTCCCTGTGGCAATTGTTTGGTTCTGCCATCTGTGTTGTGGGACTTGGTTTAGTGCTCCTCTCCGATGCAGGGGTGGGCGGTGGAG GTGGCTCAAAACCTCTCCTAGGGGACATACTCGTCATTGCAGGAACAATTTTCTTCGCTATGAGCAATGTTGGAGag GAGTTTTGTGTCAAGAAAAAAGATCGCGTTGAAGTAATTTGCATGATTGGTACTTATGGATTTCTAGTGAGTGTGTGTCAGAT GTCTATCCTGGAATTACGGACTCTGGAATCCGTTGCGTGGTCTGCAGATATT ATATTAGCCTGGGCTGGTTATACTCTAGCAGGCATATTGTTCTACACATTTACTCCATTTGTACTCAAG CGGAGTGGAGCCACGTTGTTGAATCTGTCTATTCTCACATCTGATATGTGGGCAGTTGTCGTTCGCATCTTTTTCTACCGCCAGCAG GTGGACTGGTTATACTATGTAGCTTTTTCGGTTGTAGTTATCGGGCTCATCATTTATTCACTAAC GGAAAAAGATCCTGCTCCTGTAACTTCACTTGAGAATGGAAATCGGAGCTTGGAATACCACGTTCTTGAAGATGAAACCGCTGCATCCAGAAACGAGTCTCCGACTGCACGAGAGGCGTAG